In Symmachiella dynata, the following are encoded in one genomic region:
- a CDS encoding YhaN family protein — protein sequence MKVLRLDLRAFGPFTNVTLSPDDGKFGLHIVYGPNEAGKSSSLRALRQWLYGIPHNSTDDFVHQYSDMRIGGVLEHDGKRLEFIRRKGRIKTIRAADDTDVIDDVELSRVLGGVDETAFSHRFGVDYEELRRGGHAVAHGSGDLGELLFSAGAGVADLGRIQKQLEIDAEELFKPRGSKQRINEATGKLKEATQRVRTHLLPTARWRDLDKAVRDAETRRNEIDAELGTHRKRVSYLDRVESALPLIGKKQELTVAFESVVDAPRLPKEFSETRSQLVVTRRHAESSKRDAQRDIESLREKIDAIVLPTGLLEKRTTINELKDRLGAWQKAQKDRPALITRKQSAEERVVEILGELGKPLDLTAAEHLKVSSILSQRIQSLAKRHVAVQTELNGARSRKATLERELKSNQERIAALPPDTDTRPLRRTLRDVAERGQLDQKLKQAEESASTEEDNAQRKLSQLRLWRGQLDELEQLPIPAIDTIERFEGELHDADRSLQQAMDDLDKLQQENEELTREQKSLELEQRVPTEAELESARRRRDEGWNLLVRILDGTQPAEMPETASFIHEFAPDGNLQDAFHASVSQADEISDRLRREADRVLRLAQLRADIDSNQSQQRTQSEKCDDRRGVRSELQKDWEAQWEAVGIRPLPPREMRSWLRSHEELTVISRTLRTYRLEVESVSADIKDCRDSLVKCLASLGKSPEANGGSLRSLVDQCTEIADSIEEDNRIRRECAQELDRNVKELKNVEQALAQAVDAAEEWQSEWEQAIAELDVTAASDPDVANSILQLITKLEEELRDRNRFEERITGVDNESTAFADDVRVLVEAVAPDLLDSPIASSVDDLFDRLTRAEKDHVKQEGLEQQLSDAEKRLNDASSNGRDAEQHLQELCTLAGANSVDELPEIERRAGQRTELERQIAEVNSRLTDLAAGVSLHDFAESVSEYDVDAVRAEKGKLDDCIASLENERRITDESIGENRNELQRMDGQSLAAEAQQQAELLVSEIRQDAEEFIRLHLASVVLKQAIERYRESSQGPVLERASDLFARLTLNSFSGLRAEFNDKGEAVIVGVRAENGRLVYVHGMSEGTCDQLYLALRLAVLEASISSGRHLPFVVDDVLIMFDDVRAAAALQVFAELSSKTQVIFFTHHEHLIELARATVPDTVLFVHQLEGSGTP from the coding sequence ATGAAGGTGTTGCGACTCGATCTTCGAGCATTTGGGCCATTCACAAATGTGACTCTGTCACCGGACGATGGCAAGTTTGGGTTGCACATCGTCTATGGCCCCAACGAGGCCGGAAAGAGTTCCTCTCTGCGGGCGTTGCGGCAGTGGTTGTATGGTATACCCCACAACAGCACTGACGACTTCGTTCACCAGTACTCCGACATGCGGATCGGAGGAGTGCTCGAACACGATGGCAAACGATTGGAATTTATCAGACGAAAAGGACGCATCAAAACTATACGAGCTGCAGATGACACCGATGTCATCGACGACGTAGAGCTGTCACGTGTTTTGGGAGGAGTCGACGAGACTGCGTTTAGTCACCGGTTCGGTGTTGATTACGAGGAGCTGCGACGCGGCGGGCACGCAGTAGCGCATGGCAGCGGTGATCTCGGCGAGCTTTTGTTTTCGGCCGGCGCCGGAGTGGCCGATCTGGGACGCATTCAGAAGCAGCTCGAAATCGATGCGGAGGAGCTTTTTAAGCCGCGTGGGTCAAAACAACGAATTAATGAAGCGACTGGCAAACTGAAAGAGGCGACACAGCGCGTTAGGACGCATTTGCTGCCGACAGCCAGATGGAGAGACCTCGACAAGGCAGTTCGAGACGCCGAAACGCGTAGAAACGAAATTGACGCCGAATTGGGCACGCACAGGAAGCGTGTCAGTTATCTGGATCGGGTGGAAAGTGCACTTCCCTTGATCGGAAAGAAGCAAGAGCTCACGGTCGCATTTGAATCTGTCGTGGATGCACCGCGGCTGCCCAAGGAGTTTTCAGAAACTCGAAGCCAGCTGGTCGTAACACGTCGGCATGCGGAAAGCAGCAAGCGTGACGCACAGCGCGACATCGAATCGCTGCGTGAGAAAATCGACGCGATTGTCCTGCCGACGGGATTGCTGGAAAAGCGAACAACTATCAATGAGCTCAAAGACAGACTCGGAGCTTGGCAAAAGGCTCAGAAGGATCGTCCGGCACTAATCACACGAAAGCAGAGTGCGGAAGAACGAGTCGTTGAGATTCTCGGAGAGCTCGGCAAACCTCTCGATCTCACGGCAGCAGAGCATCTAAAAGTCAGTAGCATACTCAGCCAGAGGATTCAGTCGCTGGCAAAGCGTCATGTGGCCGTACAAACGGAACTCAATGGTGCACGGAGCCGCAAGGCGACTCTCGAACGCGAACTGAAGTCCAATCAGGAGAGGATCGCTGCGCTGCCTCCCGATACAGACACCCGGCCGCTGCGTCGAACGCTTCGCGACGTCGCCGAGCGAGGACAGCTCGATCAGAAGTTAAAGCAAGCCGAAGAATCAGCATCGACCGAGGAAGACAACGCGCAACGAAAACTCTCTCAACTGCGACTCTGGCGGGGACAACTCGACGAATTGGAACAGTTGCCCATTCCGGCCATTGATACGATCGAACGATTTGAGGGCGAGCTTCACGACGCAGATCGTTCACTCCAGCAGGCGATGGATGACCTGGATAAGTTGCAGCAGGAAAATGAAGAGCTGACGAGGGAGCAGAAGTCGCTAGAGCTTGAGCAACGTGTTCCGACGGAAGCGGAACTAGAAAGCGCCCGACGCCGACGCGATGAAGGCTGGAACCTGCTGGTCCGCATACTCGACGGCACACAGCCTGCCGAGATGCCGGAAACGGCATCGTTCATTCACGAGTTCGCCCCGGACGGAAATCTACAGGATGCGTTTCATGCAAGCGTGTCACAGGCTGATGAGATCAGTGACCGGCTGCGACGTGAAGCAGATCGGGTATTGCGACTGGCGCAGTTGCGGGCTGACATTGACAGCAATCAGAGTCAACAGCGGACGCAAAGTGAGAAATGCGACGATAGGCGAGGAGTCCGATCGGAACTTCAAAAAGACTGGGAAGCACAATGGGAAGCGGTCGGCATTCGCCCATTGCCGCCACGAGAAATGCGATCTTGGCTTCGCTCACATGAGGAACTGACAGTTATTTCACGGACTCTGCGGACGTATCGACTTGAAGTGGAATCTGTTTCTGCAGACATCAAAGATTGCCGTGACAGCCTCGTAAAGTGCCTTGCCTCGCTCGGTAAGTCACCGGAAGCGAATGGTGGCAGTCTACGATCATTGGTAGATCAGTGCACGGAAATTGCAGATTCGATTGAGGAAGACAACCGCATTCGCAGGGAATGTGCGCAGGAATTAGATCGCAATGTGAAAGAGCTAAAGAATGTCGAACAGGCCTTGGCACAAGCGGTTGACGCTGCCGAAGAATGGCAGAGTGAGTGGGAACAGGCAATTGCGGAGTTGGACGTGACAGCTGCGTCAGACCCAGACGTCGCAAACAGCATTCTGCAGCTGATTACGAAGTTGGAGGAAGAATTACGAGACAGAAACCGTTTCGAAGAGCGCATTACCGGCGTTGACAACGAATCAACCGCATTTGCAGACGACGTACGAGTGCTGGTGGAAGCTGTGGCACCCGACCTGCTGGATAGCCCGATTGCCAGTTCGGTAGATGATCTCTTCGATCGATTGACACGAGCGGAAAAAGACCACGTGAAACAGGAGGGACTGGAGCAACAGTTAAGCGACGCGGAAAAGCGGCTCAACGATGCCAGTTCCAATGGGCGTGATGCCGAGCAGCATCTTCAGGAGCTTTGCACTTTGGCGGGTGCCAATTCCGTCGATGAGCTTCCTGAAATAGAACGGCGGGCCGGTCAGAGGACTGAACTTGAGCGGCAGATCGCAGAAGTAAATTCTAGATTGACGGACTTGGCTGCCGGCGTTTCTCTGCATGATTTCGCTGAATCGGTATCCGAGTATGACGTCGACGCCGTTCGTGCTGAGAAAGGGAAACTAGATGACTGCATTGCGTCGCTCGAAAACGAACGGCGGATCACCGATGAGTCGATTGGCGAAAACCGAAACGAGTTGCAGCGAATGGATGGCCAGTCGCTGGCAGCCGAGGCCCAGCAGCAGGCGGAATTGCTGGTGTCGGAGATCCGCCAAGACGCGGAGGAGTTTATACGGCTACATCTGGCATCAGTGGTCCTCAAACAAGCCATTGAGCGGTATCGTGAAAGTAGTCAGGGGCCCGTCCTGGAGCGAGCTAGTGATTTGTTTGCGCGGCTGACTCTGAACTCTTTCTCCGGCCTGCGAGCTGAATTCAACGATAAGGGCGAAGCGGTCATTGTAGGAGTTCGCGCCGAAAACGGACGTCTGGTGTACGTGCATGGCATGAGTGAAGGGACGTGTGACCAGCTGTACCTTGCCCTCCGACTGGCCGTGCTTGAGGCGTCAATCAGTTCCGGGCGACATTTGCCGTTCGTGGTGGACGATGTGTTAATCATGTTCGACGATGTGCGTGCAGCAGCTGCATTACAGGTTTTTGCGGAGCTATCGAGTAAGACACAAGTGATTTTTTTCACACATCACGAACACTTGATTGAATTGGCACGTGCAACTGTGCCCGACACTGTTCTGTTCGTCCACCAATTAGAAGGATCAGGCACGCCGTGA
- a CDS encoding integrase core domain-containing protein, protein MGRVFQPLLFLLARCTRNELIRQVEWLKAENEMLRKRVGKKRIFLEPEEKARLMKLGQGIGSDLKHLITIVSYNTFLSWLRKERGGHKPKKMGRPRTAESIRKLIVKIGSETGWGYTRIMGELKKLGLKPPSRNTVKRIMKSHDLDPGPNRGPDSWHEFLKRHAETLYQCDFFSKRVWTKFGPRQYFVLVFLHIGSRKVFVTKCTRKPTTEWMNEQAQRFVEHVKSTGQEATLILRDRDSLYRQDFDKVLRDAGIKVKKNSVRAPNLQAHIERFIQSLQQEALDYFIACGPKHFDYLISEYIEHYHTERPHQAIGNFLLTGDWPGPKDDPPDTILIECRTRLGGLLRHYERRAA, encoded by the coding sequence ATGGGACGGGTTTTCCAGCCGCTACTGTTTCTGCTCGCACGATGCACCCGTAACGAACTGATCCGGCAGGTCGAGTGGCTCAAAGCGGAAAACGAAATGCTCCGCAAACGCGTGGGCAAGAAGCGGATCTTCCTCGAGCCAGAGGAGAAGGCGCGGCTGATGAAACTAGGGCAGGGGATCGGGTCCGACCTCAAGCATCTGATCACGATCGTGTCGTACAACACATTTCTGAGTTGGCTGCGAAAAGAGCGGGGCGGTCATAAGCCCAAGAAGATGGGCCGGCCGCGGACCGCCGAATCGATCCGCAAATTGATCGTGAAGATCGGCTCGGAGACCGGTTGGGGCTACACCCGCATCATGGGGGAACTCAAGAAGTTGGGCCTCAAACCACCGTCTCGCAACACGGTCAAGAGGATCATGAAATCGCATGACCTCGATCCAGGCCCGAACCGCGGACCGGATAGCTGGCATGAGTTTCTCAAGCGGCATGCGGAAACACTTTACCAGTGCGATTTCTTTTCGAAACGCGTCTGGACCAAGTTTGGCCCGCGACAGTACTTCGTGTTGGTATTCCTACATATAGGCAGTCGCAAGGTGTTCGTGACGAAATGCACGCGGAAACCGACGACGGAATGGATGAATGAGCAGGCCCAGCGATTTGTGGAACACGTGAAATCCACAGGCCAAGAAGCCACGTTGATATTGCGCGATCGGGACAGTCTTTACCGCCAGGACTTCGACAAAGTCCTGCGAGATGCTGGCATCAAGGTGAAGAAGAATAGCGTGCGGGCTCCCAACCTACAGGCGCACATCGAGCGGTTTATCCAGAGCCTGCAACAGGAGGCGTTGGATTATTTCATCGCGTGTGGCCCAAAGCACTTTGACTACTTAATTTCAGAGTACATCGAACACTACCACACGGAGCGACCGCATCAGGCTATTGGCAACTTTCTGCTCACAGGAGACTGGCCGGGACCGAAAGATGATCCGCCCGACACCATTCTGATTGAATGTCGGACAAGACTGGGTGGGCTGCTCCGCCACTACGAGCGACGCGCTGCCTGA
- a CDS encoding recombinase family protein yields MNSNCKTSTIRCAIYTRKSTSEGLDQDFNSLDAQRESAEAFIASHRHEGWQVLADDYSDGGFSGGDMQRPGVKRLLQDIEAGQIDCVVVYKVDRLSRSLLDFARMMQSFETHGVSFVSVTQQFNTTHSMGRLTLNILLSFAQFEREMISERTRDKMAAARRKGKYVGGPPILGYDIIDTKLVVNDAEAEQVRTIFAFYLEHQSLLSAVAEVNRQGWTTKRWVTKKETTRGGRAFDKTSLHKLLTNVAYSGKVRYQQTIYDGQHAGIVDPATFQRVQHLLRLNRTNKTAAAQNGYAAPLKGLLRCAPCGCHMSHAHTVRKKTRCYRYYVCNKSQKLGRAACPSQPVPAAEIERFVVDQIREIGRDPRLVADTLAALSAEWETDQQSLDDEARELSRELGRLAGEMERWAAVDDQRRLANAQQQVAAAERRLAEIRNELTELQREHLTEADVRAALAGFDPLWDGLSMGEQALLLQDLLKRVDYDGQEGTIGVTPPRAKPSS; encoded by the coding sequence ATGAACAGCAATTGCAAAACTTCTACCATCCGCTGCGCGATCTACACCCGCAAATCGACCAGCGAGGGACTCGACCAAGATTTCAACTCTCTCGACGCACAGCGTGAATCGGCCGAGGCGTTCATTGCCAGTCATCGGCACGAAGGTTGGCAGGTGCTAGCCGACGATTATTCCGACGGGGGATTTTCGGGAGGCGACATGCAGCGGCCCGGTGTGAAACGGCTGCTACAAGACATCGAGGCGGGCCAGATCGATTGCGTCGTGGTCTACAAAGTCGACCGGCTCAGCCGCAGTCTCCTCGACTTCGCCCGCATGATGCAAAGCTTTGAGACGCACGGTGTGTCGTTTGTCTCAGTTACGCAACAGTTCAATACGACGCATTCCATGGGGCGGTTGACGCTGAATATTCTGTTGTCGTTTGCCCAGTTCGAGCGGGAGATGATCTCCGAACGGACACGGGACAAGATGGCGGCCGCTCGTCGCAAAGGAAAATACGTGGGCGGCCCACCGATCCTGGGCTACGACATCATCGACACGAAATTAGTCGTCAACGATGCCGAAGCGGAACAGGTCCGCACGATCTTCGCGTTCTATTTGGAGCACCAGTCCTTGTTGTCGGCAGTCGCCGAGGTGAATCGTCAAGGTTGGACGACAAAACGCTGGGTCACCAAAAAAGAGACCACGCGCGGCGGGCGAGCATTCGACAAGACTAGCCTGCATAAGCTGCTCACGAATGTGGCCTATAGCGGCAAGGTCCGCTACCAACAGACGATCTACGACGGACAACATGCGGGGATCGTTGATCCTGCTACGTTTCAGCGTGTGCAGCATTTATTGCGACTGAACCGCACCAATAAAACTGCCGCGGCACAGAACGGCTATGCGGCACCGCTGAAGGGACTGTTACGTTGTGCCCCCTGCGGTTGCCACATGTCCCATGCACACACCGTCCGCAAAAAGACCCGCTGCTACCGCTATTACGTTTGCAACAAGTCACAAAAGCTAGGCCGGGCCGCTTGCCCCTCCCAACCGGTTCCCGCCGCCGAGATCGAGCGGTTCGTCGTCGACCAAATTCGCGAGATTGGTCGCGACCCCAGGCTGGTCGCCGACACATTGGCCGCCCTGAGCGCGGAATGGGAGACAGACCAGCAATCCTTGGACGACGAAGCGCGGGAATTGTCGCGGGAACTAGGACGACTTGCGGGCGAAATGGAACGCTGGGCGGCAGTCGATGATCAGCGTCGTCTAGCGAACGCCCAACAGCAGGTGGCGGCGGCCGAACGCCGGTTGGCGGAGATCCGCAACGAATTGACCGAATTGCAGCGCGAGCACCTAACAGAAGCCGACGTCCGCGCCGCATTGGCGGGTTTCGATCCGCTTTGGGACGGTCTCTCCATGGGGGAACAAGCGCTCCTGCTGCAGGATTTATTGAAGCGGGTTGATTACGACGGACAGGAGGGAACGATCGGCGTAACTCCTCCCCGTGCCAAACCCTCCTCGTAA
- a CDS encoding DUF2924 domain-containing protein, protein MPLNIHKEVAAMRRMTSRELRTRFEELFGEACRSNHKTWLIKRIAWRLQANAEGDLSERARRRATELANDADLRLKPPQGHELSEPSTATKNVPLPQTHDQRIPMPGTVLTRNYKGGSINVTILDDGFEYEGETYKSLSAVAKAITGSHTNGFLFFRLDGKGASR, encoded by the coding sequence ATGCCACTCAACATTCACAAAGAGGTAGCCGCCATGCGGCGCATGACGTCCCGCGAATTGCGGACGCGTTTCGAAGAGCTGTTCGGCGAAGCTTGCCGGTCCAACCACAAGACATGGTTGATCAAACGGATTGCCTGGCGGTTGCAGGCCAACGCTGAGGGGGACTTGTCGGAGCGCGCACGTCGGCGAGCGACCGAATTGGCCAACGACGCCGACCTACGTCTCAAACCGCCGCAAGGGCACGAGCTGTCCGAACCATCGACAGCAACAAAAAACGTTCCTCTTCCGCAAACACACGACCAGCGGATTCCCATGCCGGGAACGGTGCTGACCCGTAACTATAAAGGAGGCTCGATCAATGTGACCATTCTCGACGACGGGTTCGAATACGAAGGGGAGACGTACAAGTCGCTATCGGCGGTCGCCAAGGCGATCACCGGCTCGCATACCAACGGGTTTCTGTTCTTTCGCCTGGACGGGAAAGGAGCTAGCCGATGA
- the tnpB gene encoding IS66 family insertion sequence element accessory protein TnpB (TnpB, as the term is used for proteins encoded by IS66 family insertion elements, is considered an accessory protein, since TnpC, encoded by a neighboring gene, is a DDE family transposase.) has translation MRKSFDGLLRLAEEHLEQNVLAGGLFVFVNRRRDRVKLLYWNDDGLAIWYKRLEAGTFEIPAVSPEVARVTLSATELAKLLGGIELSSVRHRKRFQLSR, from the coding sequence ATGCGCAAAAGCTTCGACGGTTTGTTGCGGTTGGCGGAAGAACATCTTGAGCAAAATGTTTTGGCCGGCGGCTTGTTTGTGTTCGTCAATCGCCGTCGCGATCGCGTGAAGTTGTTGTACTGGAACGACGACGGATTGGCGATTTGGTACAAACGGCTCGAAGCGGGCACGTTTGAAATCCCGGCTGTCTCCCCAGAAGTTGCGCGCGTCACGCTGTCGGCCACCGAGTTAGCGAAGCTACTAGGCGGGATCGAGTTATCGAGTGTGCGGCATCGGAAAAGATTTCAACTTTCGCGATAA
- a CDS encoding transposase domain-containing protein, with amino-acid sequence MCGIGKDFNFRDKLRYFCKRLIASCKSNGVEPFAYLHDLFSKIPTLSLDEKTGTPRTKHLIPLLPDQWLKTHPQTKRTYAR; translated from the coding sequence GTGTGCGGCATCGGAAAAGATTTCAACTTTCGCGATAAATTGCGATACTTTTGTAAGCGCTTGATCGCCAGTTGCAAATCCAACGGGGTGGAACCGTTCGCCTACCTTCACGATTTGTTCAGCAAGATACCGACACTCTCACTCGATGAAAAAACAGGCACCCCGCGAACCAAACACCTCATCCCGCTACTACCAGATCAGTGGCTAAAAACCCACCCCCAAACCAAACGAACCTACGCCCGCTAA
- a CDS encoding transposase: MIKVGRMLKRHLDNLVTWFRHPISNGPVEGFNSRIQAIKSAARGFRNFENYRIRILFFCGSLNLEPAMSFA, encoded by the coding sequence ATGATCAAAGTGGGACGAATGCTCAAGCGGCATTTGGACAATCTGGTGACGTGGTTTCGGCACCCGATCAGCAACGGTCCTGTGGAAGGATTCAACAGCCGCATCCAAGCCATCAAATCCGCCGCACGGGGCTTTCGAAACTTCGAAAACTACCGCATCCGCATCCTGTTCTTCTGCGGCAGCCTGAATCTGGAACCGGCGATGTCGTTTGCGTAG
- a CDS encoding transposase, translating into MAIVKRFAAEGLLELAGDDTVSQHRGENVYGKGCHRDAVRSSHQHLVHRWGHKWVVLALRVQVPGATRTWALPMLIALYRTPKESRTAGVVHKTPPELMRGLLAVWMRWFPQRKTVFAGDGGFASHELANFASRHRNRLTLVSKFPPKAVLHDQPPLRKPRQSGRPRVVGERLPSPQDVVALTNKRRRLTVKWYGGGTRRIEVLSGVGHWYRQGQGLVAVRWLYVRDLTGDHRDEYFFSTEIRMSVRRIVETFVGRWDIEVTFEEMREHLGLETTRGRCRNTVLRVEPCLFCLYTLITYWFVHLPKRNQETIHVTWVGKTSITFSDALAGVRYNAWDDYLFQHENHSTPIEKLTKQKKHTILNALAIAS; encoded by the coding sequence ATGGCCATCGTGAAGCGTTTTGCTGCCGAGGGGCTTCTGGAGTTGGCCGGCGATGACACGGTGAGTCAGCACCGTGGTGAAAACGTGTATGGCAAAGGCTGTCATCGCGATGCCGTTCGGTCGAGCCATCAGCACCTGGTTCATCGCTGGGGGCACAAGTGGGTGGTTTTGGCTTTGCGAGTCCAGGTTCCCGGGGCGACACGAACTTGGGCTCTCCCGATGTTGATCGCCTTGTATCGCACGCCGAAAGAAAGTCGAACGGCGGGCGTTGTCCACAAGACGCCTCCCGAGCTAATGCGAGGCTTACTGGCGGTCTGGATGCGGTGGTTTCCCCAGCGGAAAACAGTCTTTGCAGGCGATGGCGGCTTTGCCTCGCATGAGTTGGCCAACTTCGCTTCACGTCATCGCAACCGCTTGACCTTGGTCAGTAAGTTTCCGCCAAAGGCCGTTCTACACGATCAACCGCCACTAAGAAAACCTCGCCAAAGTGGTCGCCCACGCGTTGTGGGAGAGCGATTACCGAGTCCCCAAGACGTAGTCGCCTTGACCAACAAACGCAGGCGTTTGACCGTGAAATGGTACGGCGGTGGAACACGGCGCATCGAGGTTCTCTCTGGCGTGGGTCACTGGTATCGACAAGGCCAAGGCTTGGTTGCGGTGCGTTGGCTCTACGTGCGCGATTTGACCGGCGACCATCGAGACGAATACTTCTTCAGCACGGAGATTCGCATGAGTGTCCGGCGCATTGTCGAAACGTTCGTCGGCCGCTGGGATATTGAGGTGACCTTTGAAGAAATGCGTGAGCATCTTGGCTTGGAAACCACACGCGGTCGATGTCGCAATACGGTGCTTCGTGTCGAACCATGCTTGTTTTGCCTGTACACGCTGATCACCTACTGGTTCGTGCACTTGCCCAAAAGAAACCAAGAAACGATTCATGTCACCTGGGTGGGCAAGACGTCAATTACCTTTTCTGACGCTCTGGCCGGCGTGCGGTACAATGCATGGGACGATTACCTTTTTCAACACGAGAATCACAGCACGCCCATTGAAAAACTCACCAAGCAAAAGAAACACACGATACTCAACGCCTTGGCGATTGCCTCCTGA